A genomic segment from Equus przewalskii isolate Varuska chromosome X, EquPr2, whole genome shotgun sequence encodes:
- the RTL9 gene encoding retrotransposon Gag-like protein 9, whose product MADTSIPLHSLRFNTMPKEENVVPQNRGTTISGPMIESRAEAQILQSCVQPIVSTSASDPGGMSTQLMTSPAFDTMSTPLMGASNSGALSPLLMPASDAGALSPLLMPASDSEGLSPLLMPTSDSGALSPLLMPASDSGTLSPLLSTSDYGLMSPGLMTIPDFGTVSTALMAGPDSAEISPLAMPAPSSGAMSSPIITSSSEDMSTPLMLAPDLGEISPLLMPDVNPGVMSTQPVPAPGSEAMSPLQITDEDTEAMSKVLMTALASGEISSLLMSGTDSEAISSLIMSALASGATSTQPTNTQDSGEMSTQLMSGPDSKVVSSPRVSAPGSGAMSTLLLSVPDAGEMSTLPKPAPDAEAPSPLLMSALTSGVMPTQLMPAHGSGVMPPQLTQNLDSQITSTPLMRTAASVTMSTPPVRASDPGAMSTPRMRTSGSGNMSTLLKTVPDSGALSTPLMTVTTSGAMSMEQMSTTASRVMSTQLTMARTSGATSTGFTKATANGAMSTLRTRAPASGMRSTSLRRAPASGAMSTQTITAPASETKCMLQLTAPASGSMSTLQTRAPVSGAMSMSQRRATASGVMAVPQMKASASGAISTPLLTAKASGAMSTPLMRDTASGMMSVPRMRAMASGALSKPLTTSKTSGATFGQQMTTAASGEISAMLMGDTTSGAMSMQQMTDAASAGMSTPLMRAPASGDMSIPQMTATASGTMSTPLMRAPGPGTMPTAVMRATVSGKMPSQPMSTQDSPGMSRVLMRSVTSGGMFPLQIQALASEMMSTPKVRAPASGAMSTPRMRASDPGDMSTLLARTSSSGEMSPPLTRPPASGEIATPLRAPAYGAMSTPQMTATASGMMSMPQMRAPISGVMSTPLMRSMAPGVMSMPQMTATASGGVSMPLMRAPASGATPTSQVMPTASGEMCTLSLRAPASGVMSPPLLRAPVSGGMSTPLRRSSASEAESTELMRAPASGKIATAQTTTMASEGMSKTLMRATASGTMPMPLMSPMASGETSMPLMKSMASGTMSTLQTRVPSSGSTPLPQTIYATSGGMPTPPMRASASGAMSTPLLRASASGMMSMPLLRAATSGGVSMPLMRAPGPGAMSTPQMAVTASGMMSTLEIKATHSGEKSASHVNITASGSKSTPHVTATTPETMNPPPKEVPSFGMLTPALCYLLEEQEAARGSCPVEEEVEIDEEKQMKVFLDDSEKMAFLVSLHLGAAERWSILQMEVGNPLSGENKSFLSRAQGLYDSLSEIDILSAVLCHPKQGQKSVRQYATDFLLLARHLSWSDAILRTRFLEGLSEAVTTKMGRIFLKVAGSLKELIDRSLYIECQLAEEKDSPGSSSQVLLSACKRNNEEAMENELNSHQQTEEHHHVPKRCYYLKEHGDPQEGLHDHLRQSTGHQKAPTDK is encoded by the exons ATGGCAGATACATCAATACCCTTACATTCACTGCGATTCAACACTATGCCGAAGGAGGAAAATGTCGTCCCCCAAAACAGGGGGACGACCATCTCTGGACCAATGATAGAGTCAAGAGCAGAGGCTCAAATTCTGCAGTCTTGTGTACAGCCTATAGTCTCAACTTCAGCGTCAGACCCTGGAGGGATGTCGACACAGCTGATGACATCCCCAGCCTTTGACACCATGTCCACACCTCTAATGGGAGCATCAAACTCTGGAGCACTGTCCCCACTGCTAATGCCAGCCTCAGACGCTGGGGCACTGTCCCCATTGCTAATGCCAGCTTCAGATTCGGAAGGATTGTCTCCATTGCTAATGCCGACCTCAGACTCTGGGGCATTGTCCCCATTGCTAATGCCAGCCTCAGATTCTGGAACGTTGTCCCCATTGCTGTCCACTTCAGACTATGGATTAATGTCCCCAGGACTGATGACAATCCCTGACTTTGGAACAGTGTCCACAGCACTAATGGCAGGACCAGATTCTGCAGAGATATCACCATTGGCAATGCCGGCTCCATCCTCTGGAGCGATGTCTTCACCTATAATCACTTCATCCTCTGAAGACATGTCCACACCGTTGATGCTAGCCCCAGATCTTGGAGAGATATCCCCACTCCTAATGCCAGATGTAAACCCTGGAGTGATGTCCACACAGCCAGTGCCAGCTCCAGGCTCTGAAGCAATGTCACCATTGCAAATTACCGATGAAGACACTGAAGCAATGTCCAAAGTGCTAATGACTGCACTGGCCTCCGGAGAGATATCTTCACTGCTAATGTCAGGCACAGACTCTGAGGCGATATCCTCACTAATAATGTCAGCCCTGGCTTCTGGAGCAACGTCAACCCAGCCAACAAACACCCAAGACTCTGGAGAAATGTCCACCCAGCTAATGTCAGGCCCAGACTCTAAAGTAGTGTCTTCACCGAGAGTGTCAGCTCCAGGCTCTGGAGCAATGTCCACACTGCTCCTGTCAGTCCCAGATGCTGGAGAAATGTCCACATTGCCAAAGCCAGCCCCAGATGCTGAAGCACCGTCCCCACTGCTAATGTCGGCCCTAACCTCTGGAGTGATGCCCACCCAGCTGATGCCAGCCCATGGCTCTGGGGTGATGCCCCCACAATTAACACAAAATCTAGACTCTCAAATTACATCTACTCCACTGATGAGAACAGCAGCTTCTGTGACAATGTCTACACCACCAGTGAGAGCCTCAGACCCTGGAGCAATGTCCACACCACGAATGAGAACCTCAGGCTCTGGAAATATGTCTACATTGCTAAAGACAGTCCCAGATTCTGGAGCATTGTCCACTCCACTGATGACAGTCACAACCTCTGGAGCAATGTCCATGGAGCAAATGTCAACCACAGCCTCTAGAGTGATGTCCACACAGTTAACAATGGCCAGAACTTCTGGAGCAACATCCACAGGCTTTACCAAAGCCACAGCCAATGGGGCAATGTCCACACTGCGAACAAGAGCCCCAGCTTCTGGAATGAGGTCCACGTCGCTAAGGAGAGCCCCAGCTTCTGGAGCAATGTCCACACAGACAATTACAGCTCCAGCCTCTGAAACAAAATGTATGCTACAACTGACAGCCCCAGCCTCTGGGTCAATGTCCACACTGCAAACAAGAGCCCCTGTCTCTGGAGCAATGTCCATGTCACAAAGGAGAGCCACAGCCTCAGGAGTGATGGCTGTACCACAAATGAAAGCCTCAGCCTCTGGAGCAATATCCACCCCACTGCTGACAGCCAAAGCATCTGGAGCAATGTCCACACCGTTAATGAGAGACACAGCCTCGGGAATGATGTCCGTGCCACGAATGAGAGCTATGGCCTCAGGAGCATTGTCCAAGCCACTAACGACATCCAAAACCTCAGGAGCAACATTCGGGCAGCAAATGACAACCGCAGCTTCTGGAGAGATATCCGCAATGCTAATGGGAGACACAACTTCTGGAGCCATGTCCATGCAGCAGATGACAGACGCTGCCTCTGCAGGGATGTCCACACCACTAATGAGGGCCCCAGCCTCTGGAGACATGTCCATACCACAAATGACAGCCACAGCCTCTGGAACTATGTCCACACCTCTCATGAGAGCTCCAGGCCCTGGAACAATGCCCACAGCAGTAATGAGAGCCACAGTCTCTGGAAAGATGCCCAGTCAGCCAATGAGCACTCAAGATTCTCCAGGTATGTCCAGGGTGCTCATGAGATCTGTGACCTCTGGAGGGATGTTCCCACTGCAGATACAGGCCCTAGCCTCTGAAATGATGTCCACACCAAAAGTGAGAGCCCCAGCCTCTGGGGCAATGTCCACACCACGAATGAGAGCCTCAGACCCTGGAGACATGTCCACACTACTCGCAAGAACTTCATCCTCTGGAGAGATGTCCCCACCACTAACGAGACCCCCAGCTTCTGGAGAGATAGCCACACCTCTGAGAGCCCCAGCTTATGGAGCAATGTCTACTCCACAAATGACAGCCACAGCCTCTGGAATGATGTCCATGCCACAAATGAGGGCTCCAATATCTGGAGTGATGTCCACACCACTAATGAGATCCATGGCCCCTGGAGTGATGTCCATGCCTCAAATGACAGCCACAGCCTCTGGAGGGGTGTCTATGCCACTGATGAGAGCCCCAGCCTCTGGAGCAACGCCCACATCACAAGTGATGCCCACAGCTTCTGGAGAGATGTGCACACTATCACTGCGGGCTCCAGCCTCTGGAGTGATGTCCCCACCACTATTAAGGGCTCCAGTCTCTGGAGGTATGTCCACACCACTAAGGAGATCCTCAGCCTCTGAAGCTGAGTCCACAGAGTTAATGAGAGCTCCAGCCTCTGGAAAGATAGCAACTGCACAAACGACAACTATGGCCTCTGAAGGGATGTCCAAGACATTAATGAGAGCCACAGCCTCTGGAACAATGCCCATGCCATTGATGTCACCCATGGCTTCTGGAGAGACATCCATGCCACTAATGAAAAGCATGGCCTCTGGAACAATGTCCACACTGCAAACAAGAGTCCCGAGTTCTGGATCTACACCCTTGCCGCAAACAATATATGCAACTTCTGGAGGGATGCCCACACCGCCAATGAGAGCCTCAGCTTCTGGAGCAATGTCCACACCACTTTTGAGAGCCTCAGCTTCTGGAATGATGTCCATGCCACTTCTGAGAGCCGCAACCTCTGGAGGGGTGTCCATGCCACTAATGAGGGCCCCAGGCCCgggggccatgtccacaccacaAATGGCGGTCACAGCTTCTGGAATGATGTCCACTCTAGAAATCAAAGCCACACACTCTGGAGAAAAATCTGCCTCTCACGTCAACATCACAGCCTCTGGTTCAAAGTCCACACCACATGTGACTGCCACAACCCCAGAAACAATGAATCCACCACCAAAGGAAGTCCCATCCTTTGGCATGCTGACCCCAGCACTCTGTTACCTCTTAGAAGAACAGgaagcagcccggggttcatgccctgtggaggaggaggtggagattgACGAGGAGAAGCAAATGAAGGTATTTTTGGACGATTCAGAGAAAATGGCATTTCTGGTGTCTCTTCATCTGGGGGCAGCAGAGCGGTGGTCCATCTTGCAGATGGAGGTAGGAAACCCTCTCTCAGGTGAAAATAAATCTTTCCTGAGCAGAGCGCAGGGCTTATATGACTCCCTATCTGAGATAGACATCCTCAGTGCTGTTCTTTGCCATCCCAAGCAGGGCCAGAAGTCAGTCAGGCAGTATGCCACTGACTTCCTGCTGCTGGCCCGACATTTGTCTTGGTCTGATGCCATTCTGCGGACCAGGTTTCTGGAAGGACTCTCAGAAGCTGTTACCACCAAAATGGGCCGGATCTTCCTGAAGGTGGCCGGCAGCCTAAAGGAGCTGATAGACAGGTCTCTCTACATCGAGTGCCAGCTGGCTGAAGAGAAGGATTCCCCGGGCAGCTCAAGCCAGGTTCTGCTGTCAGCCTGTAAGCGGAATAATGAGGAAGCAATGGAGAATGAACTGAACTCTCATCAGCAGACTGAGGAG CACCATCATGTTCCCAAACGCTGTTACTACCTGAAAGAGCATGGAGATCCTCAAGAGGGTCTACACGACCACCTTCGACAGAGCACAGGCCATCAGAAGGCCCCCACCGACAAGTAA